In Apium graveolens cultivar Ventura chromosome 10, ASM990537v1, whole genome shotgun sequence, the following are encoded in one genomic region:
- the LOC141690637 gene encoding major pollen allergen Ole e 10-like, translating into MANSSVYVLGFLLCIFVCSTSEAQETWCIAQGQAPDDKLQGFLDSTCGQNDCSAIQPGGSCYDPNTLQNHASFALDLVFRKTGDCNADIGTPSVSDPSFGNCHYP; encoded by the exons ATGGCCAATTCCTCTGTGTATGTACTTGGTTTCCTCCTGTGTATATTTGTTTGTTCAACTTCTGAGGCACAG GAGACATGGTGTATAGCTCAGGGACAAGCTCCAGATGATAAACTTCAAGGCTTCTTAGATTCGACATGCGGACAAAATGATTGTAGTGCTATCCAACCAGGGGGATCATGTTATGACCCAAACACTCTGCAAAATCATGCTTCTTTTGCTCTTGATCTCGTTTTCAGAAAAACAGGAGATTGTAATGCTGATATTGGCACTCCATCTGTTAGTGATCCATCTTTTGGAAATTGTCACTACCCTTGA